In Kaistella faecalis, a genomic segment contains:
- a CDS encoding ABC transporter permease, with amino-acid sequence MRTTPLYIATRYLLAKKGSTAVTFITWLAALAMMVAVTAMFIIISVFSGLEDLNRDLIANLHADITLKSKEGKTLPAIDNAAKILASDTEIAHFSKVIEERVYINFRENGDIATLRGVDSAYVLVNPIDKNIFYGSYPSFKYSNEVLIENKLDNRLAIPVGESSEFASLMMPKPGTGIISKEEDIFNKREIFVSGVFPGNDQLDNTVISPIELTRELLDLPKKSAYQIVIKLKNPENTNTVKADLQEKLGSKYEVKTKAEENAAFWKMINTEKLFIYLIFSLVIFITTFNLAGAIIILQLDKKEQAKSLISLGMNLNSLRNIYFYTGLLIVIFGIVSGLLLGTAISYFQISTGFFKAGAGTELAFPVRIRLVNYLIVAATAAVFGFLVSWFFSKINKSYFTVK; translated from the coding sequence TTGAGAACCACTCCACTCTACATAGCGACAAGGTATCTGCTGGCTAAAAAAGGCAGCACAGCGGTAACATTTATTACCTGGCTGGCGGCGCTTGCCATGATGGTTGCTGTAACGGCAATGTTCATCATTATTTCCGTATTTTCAGGACTGGAGGATCTTAATCGTGATCTTATCGCGAATCTTCACGCAGATATTACCCTGAAAAGCAAAGAAGGAAAAACCCTGCCTGCCATTGATAATGCTGCAAAAATCCTTGCATCGGACACCGAAATTGCGCATTTCTCAAAAGTTATTGAGGAGCGCGTGTACATTAATTTCCGCGAAAACGGGGATATCGCAACTCTGCGTGGTGTAGATTCAGCTTATGTACTCGTAAATCCGATTGACAAGAATATTTTCTACGGCAGCTACCCGAGTTTTAAATATTCCAATGAGGTTTTAATCGAAAACAAACTCGATAACCGCCTGGCCATTCCCGTAGGTGAAAGTTCGGAATTCGCAAGTCTGATGATGCCCAAACCCGGCACAGGAATCATCAGCAAAGAAGAAGATATCTTTAACAAGAGGGAAATATTTGTCTCCGGAGTTTTTCCGGGTAATGATCAACTCGACAATACCGTTATTTCTCCGATTGAGCTTACAAGAGAGCTGCTTGATCTGCCAAAAAAATCTGCTTACCAGATTGTCATTAAACTGAAAAACCCCGAAAACACCAACACTGTAAAAGCTGACTTACAGGAAAAACTGGGCAGCAAATACGAGGTTAAAACCAAGGCTGAGGAAAATGCAGCCTTCTGGAAAATGATCAATACAGAGAAACTTTTCATTTACCTCATCTTCAGTCTCGTGATTTTCATTACCACCTTTAATCTTGCTGGAGCGATCATTATTCTGCAGCTCGACAAAAAAGAGCAGGCCAAGTCACTTATTTCTCTGGGCATGAACCTCAATTCACTTAGAAACATTTATTTCTATACGGGGTTGCTTATCGTAATCTTCGGTATTGTGAGCGGACTTCTTCTGGGAACTGCCATCAGCTATTTCCAGATTTCAACAGGATTCTTCAAGGCCGGTGCAGGTACAGAGCTTGCTTTTCCGGTACGGATCCGTCTCGTCAACTATCTTATTGTTGCCGCTACCGCCGCGGTTTTCGGCTTTCTGGTTTCCTGGTTTTTTTCAAAGATTAACAAATCGTATTTTACTGTTAAATAA
- the mce gene encoding methylmalonyl-CoA epimerase: MKIEHIGIAIKSLETSDHLFARLLGKHSYKQESVEREGVTTSFYEVGDSKIELLEATNPESPIARFLDKKGEGVHHIAFGVENIYAEIERLKKEGFIFISEEPKDGADNKLVVFLHPKSTNGVLVELCQEKG, translated from the coding sequence ATGAAAATCGAACATATCGGCATCGCCATAAAATCCTTAGAAACCTCCGATCATCTTTTTGCACGCCTGTTAGGAAAACACAGCTATAAACAGGAATCTGTGGAAAGGGAAGGAGTTACGACTTCTTTTTATGAAGTGGGAGACAGTAAGATCGAACTTCTTGAAGCAACCAATCCTGAAAGTCCGATCGCCAGGTTTCTGGACAAAAAAGGCGAAGGCGTTCACCACATCGCATTCGGTGTTGAAAATATCTATGCAGAAATTGAAAGACTGAAGAAAGAAGGCTTCATATTTATTTCTGAAGAGCCAAAAGATGGGGCCGACAATAAACTGGTGGTCTTTCTTCATCCTAAATCCACCAACGGAGTTTTGGTAGAATTATGCCAGGAAAAGGGATAA
- a CDS encoding endonuclease — protein sequence MKNSITLFITLLMFSFGKAQIPSGYYNAAAGLSGYSLKTKLKEIVSNGHQDKGYAGLWDAYKIGDLDKFYENDNTILDIYSEKPAGPDAYNYTPAVNQCGGTTPASEGGCYNREHLFPQGFFDEVNQGFPMKNDYLHVMPTDNVVNGKRNNYPFGTVGSATWTSTNGSKLGVSNFPGFLGIVFEPIDEFKGDVARSLLYFITRYEDQLQNFDYNDVNNPQDGSKNRGFDQWYINLLMLWHKNDPVSPKETARNNYAYVYQKNRNPYIDHPEYVAMIWTSTLSTGENTVAKNDLKISQNPVRNGELVVSGENIGKIGSAQIISVTGQVVQTVSEPFKNSDRIVLKNTAKGVYFLKTAEQTLKFILE from the coding sequence ATGAAAAACTCTATCACTTTATTCATTACGCTGCTAATGTTTAGTTTCGGCAAGGCACAGATCCCATCCGGATATTACAATGCAGCCGCAGGCTTATCCGGATATTCACTGAAAACCAAACTTAAGGAGATTGTAAGTAACGGGCATCAGGACAAGGGATACGCAGGACTTTGGGATGCATACAAAATTGGTGATTTAGACAAATTCTACGAAAACGATAACACCATTCTCGATATTTATTCAGAAAAACCAGCAGGTCCCGATGCGTACAACTACACCCCGGCAGTTAACCAATGCGGAGGCACTACTCCTGCATCAGAAGGAGGTTGTTATAACAGAGAACATTTATTCCCGCAGGGTTTTTTTGACGAAGTTAACCAGGGATTTCCGATGAAAAACGATTATCTCCACGTGATGCCGACTGATAATGTAGTGAACGGCAAGCGGAATAATTATCCTTTCGGTACAGTAGGTAGCGCTACCTGGACTTCAACCAACGGTTCTAAGCTTGGGGTAAGTAATTTTCCCGGATTTCTTGGAATTGTTTTTGAGCCGATTGATGAGTTTAAAGGTGATGTAGCCAGAAGTTTGCTCTATTTTATCACAAGATATGAAGACCAACTGCAAAATTTTGATTATAATGATGTAAACAATCCGCAGGATGGCAGTAAAAACCGCGGCTTTGACCAATGGTACATCAATCTGCTGATGTTGTGGCATAAAAATGATCCCGTTTCACCAAAGGAAACCGCAAGAAACAATTACGCGTACGTTTATCAGAAGAACAGAAATCCTTATATTGATCATCCTGAGTATGTAGCGATGATCTGGACATCAACTTTGAGTACAGGTGAAAATACAGTGGCAAAAAACGATTTAAAAATCTCCCAGAACCCGGTTCGAAACGGTGAACTTGTAGTCAGCGGCGAAAACATCGGTAAAATTGGATCTGCGCAAATCATTTCAGTAACCGGACAAGTGGTGCAGACCGTTTCTGAACCTTTTAAAAATTCGGATAGAATCGTGTTGAAAAATACAGCCAAAGGAGTGTATTTCCTTAAAACTGCTGAGCAGACTTTAAAGTTTATTTTGGAATAA
- a CDS encoding TIGR00266 family protein, whose product MNNHEIDYKIHGEEMQCVEIELDPQESVISEPGSFMMMTEGINMETLFGDGTEKGLMGKLFSAGKRMLTGENLFMTVFTNVSNQKRQVNFAAPYSGKIIPLDLSELGGKVICQKDSFLCAAKGVAVGIELQKKLGTGLFGGEGFIMQKLEGDGMTFVHSGGHVIEKDLQPGEILKIDTGCIVAFTKDVQYDIQFVGGIKNSIFGGEGLFFAQLRGPGKVWIQTLPIARLASRILQFGTTKKGEQGSILGGLGNLLDGDGL is encoded by the coding sequence ATGAACAACCACGAAATCGACTACAAAATTCACGGCGAAGAAATGCAGTGTGTAGAGATAGAACTCGATCCTCAGGAAAGCGTAATCTCGGAACCGGGAAGTTTTATGATGATGACCGAAGGAATCAATATGGAAACCCTCTTTGGCGACGGGACCGAAAAAGGATTGATGGGAAAACTTTTTTCTGCCGGAAAAAGAATGCTTACCGGCGAAAACCTTTTCATGACGGTTTTCACTAACGTTTCTAACCAGAAAAGACAGGTGAATTTTGCGGCACCTTATTCAGGTAAAATCATTCCCCTTGATCTTTCTGAACTGGGCGGAAAAGTCATCTGCCAGAAAGACAGTTTTCTTTGTGCTGCGAAGGGCGTTGCTGTAGGGATTGAACTTCAGAAAAAACTCGGAACCGGACTTTTTGGTGGCGAAGGCTTCATCATGCAGAAGTTGGAAGGCGACGGAATGACTTTCGTTCACAGTGGAGGACACGTGATCGAGAAAGATCTTCAACCCGGCGAGATCTTAAAAATCGATACAGGCTGTATTGTCGCGTTCACCAAAGATGTGCAATATGATATTCAGTTCGTAGGCGGAATTAAGAATTCCATTTTCGGTGGAGAAGGTCTGTTTTTTGCGCAGCTCCGAGGTCCTGGTAAAGTGTGGATTCAAACCCTTCCCATTGCCAGACTTGCCAGCCGTATTCTGCAGTTTGGCACCACCAAAAAAGGAGAACAGGGCAGCATCCTCGGCGGCTTGGGAAATCTTCTTGACGGCGACGGTTTATAG
- a CDS encoding MFS transporter produces MQNSTAQQSYRGNDRLLYGIILGVLAFWLFAQTTLNINVGMAKDLGMEQNMMNIAVSITSLFSGIFIVVLGGLADRIGRVKMIQIGFIFSIIGSALVAVTPSGALATPVLMTGRIFQGLSGAALMPASLALVKAYWDGAARQRAVSLWSIGSWGGSGFCALFGGLVASNLGWRYIFWTTVVISIIGFLMVKGTPESKGETKGDYKFDLAGVITFMLSIIGLQILLSKGSSFGWTSGISLGLFAAFMIFGFIFYKLESKNSSAFVDFKLFKNSTYTGATISNFLLNATAGILIVSLSLVQLGAGLTSQESGLLTLGYAIAIVSFIRVGEKLLQKFGARKPMIWGSLIVGLSIILLMQTQVMTDTYKILAMVSYTLFGLGLAFYATPSTDAALSNLPEDQAGAGAGIYKMASSLGAALGVAVSAAIFTALSGTTGSFEWMDGLISFVGRQDNLALRQGAMIALGVNLLMVVLAIISIVLTVPDYKKPAPQH; encoded by the coding sequence ATGCAAAATTCAACAGCACAGCAATCTTACCGGGGTAACGACCGTTTGCTTTACGGGATTATCCTGGGGGTTTTAGCTTTCTGGCTATTCGCACAAACTACCCTTAACATTAATGTAGGAATGGCAAAGGATCTCGGGATGGAGCAAAACATGATGAATATCGCAGTATCAATTACTTCGTTGTTCTCCGGGATCTTCATTGTGGTTTTAGGAGGTTTGGCTGACAGAATCGGCCGGGTAAAAATGATACAGATCGGTTTTATTTTCAGTATCATCGGTTCTGCTTTAGTGGCTGTAACGCCCAGCGGTGCATTGGCAACTCCGGTTTTAATGACAGGTAGAATCTTTCAGGGACTTTCGGGAGCTGCACTCATGCCTGCAAGCTTAGCTCTGGTAAAAGCTTATTGGGACGGCGCCGCGAGGCAGCGGGCGGTGAGTCTCTGGTCCATCGGTTCATGGGGAGGTTCAGGATTCTGTGCGCTTTTCGGTGGTTTGGTAGCCTCTAATTTGGGATGGAGATATATTTTCTGGACAACTGTGGTGATATCCATCATCGGTTTTCTGATGGTAAAGGGAACTCCTGAAAGCAAAGGCGAAACCAAGGGTGATTATAAATTTGACCTTGCCGGGGTGATTACATTTATGCTTTCCATTATCGGACTGCAGATTCTACTGAGTAAAGGAAGTTCTTTTGGCTGGACCAGCGGAATATCATTAGGACTATTTGCCGCATTTATGATTTTTGGATTCATTTTCTATAAACTGGAATCGAAAAACAGCAGTGCATTTGTCGATTTTAAACTCTTCAAAAACTCTACTTACACCGGAGCAACAATTTCAAATTTCCTTTTGAATGCGACCGCCGGTATCCTCATCGTTTCTCTTTCATTAGTTCAGTTGGGCGCAGGTTTAACTTCACAGGAATCCGGATTATTGACATTGGGCTACGCGATCGCCATCGTTTCCTTTATTCGTGTAGGTGAAAAACTGCTTCAGAAATTCGGGGCCAGAAAACCAATGATTTGGGGTTCGTTAATTGTCGGGCTCTCCATAATTCTTCTGATGCAAACCCAGGTGATGACAGACACTTATAAAATTCTCGCGATGGTATCCTATACGTTATTTGGTTTGGGACTGGCATTTTATGCCACGCCGTCAACTGATGCAGCACTCTCTAACCTTCCGGAGGATCAGGCGGGAGCCGGAGCTGGAATCTACAAAATGGCTTCTTCTCTGGGAGCGGCATTGGGTGTCGCAGTTTCCGCAGCAATTTTCACCGCGCTGAGCGGCACGACAGGTTCTTTTGAGTGGATGGACGGTTTGATCAGTTTTGTCGGAAGACAGGATAATCTTGCATTGCGGCAGGGTGCAATGATCGCGCTGGGTGTGAATTTATTAATGGTTGTGCTGGCAATCATTTCGATCGTGCTTACCGTTCCGGATTATAAAAAACCGGCGCCGCAGCATTGA
- a CDS encoding M20 aminoacylase family protein: protein MSTAVLEKIKSGKDTLTSWMNHMHKTPELAMKETGTAKFIAERLREIGGWEIVEGVGKTGIVASMKVGDSEKSIGLRADFDALPIEEDNNLPYKSTVPGNAHLCGHDGHTTMLLGAAKYLAETKNFNGTVRLFFQPGEETMEGAPAMIADGLFERFPVDSVFGMHNMPGLELGKFYFNSGKFMAAVDNWEIEITGKGSHGSMPELGIDPIVCGSALVMALQTIVSRNLSPWHSSVVNVGAFQSGIAGNAVPQKAILRLSIRNMDPDDRTMVLDKVRKITKAQAETFNCQVEIREGIPGTVLVNADEETHWAANVAKETFGEENVFTDAHPYMGSEDFAFMLEKKKGNYCMVGNGDTFMVHHPQYVFNQELLPVGARYWVALVENYLK, encoded by the coding sequence ATGAGTACAGCAGTTTTAGAAAAAATAAAATCAGGAAAAGACACTTTAACATCGTGGATGAATCATATGCATAAAACGCCTGAATTAGCCATGAAAGAAACCGGCACCGCCAAATTTATTGCAGAAAGACTGCGTGAAATTGGCGGCTGGGAAATCGTGGAAGGAGTAGGCAAAACCGGAATCGTAGCCTCCATGAAAGTGGGTGACAGCGAAAAATCCATCGGTTTACGGGCAGATTTTGATGCATTGCCTATTGAAGAAGATAATAATTTGCCTTACAAAAGTACGGTCCCCGGGAACGCGCACCTTTGCGGACATGACGGACATACAACAATGCTTCTTGGTGCAGCAAAATATTTAGCGGAAACTAAAAATTTCAATGGGACAGTACGCCTATTCTTTCAGCCCGGTGAAGAAACCATGGAAGGGGCTCCCGCGATGATTGCAGACGGCCTTTTCGAGAGATTTCCCGTTGATTCAGTTTTTGGAATGCACAATATGCCCGGGCTTGAACTGGGCAAATTCTACTTCAACAGCGGTAAATTCATGGCCGCGGTGGACAACTGGGAAATTGAAATTACCGGAAAAGGAAGCCACGGCTCCATGCCGGAACTGGGAATCGACCCGATAGTCTGCGGATCGGCGCTTGTGATGGCACTTCAGACTATTGTTTCCAGAAATCTTTCTCCGTGGCACAGTTCAGTGGTGAATGTGGGCGCATTCCAATCCGGAATCGCCGGAAATGCTGTTCCCCAAAAAGCCATACTGAGATTAAGCATCCGAAACATGGATCCGGATGACAGAACGATGGTTTTGGACAAAGTGCGCAAAATTACAAAGGCACAGGCTGAAACTTTTAACTGTCAGGTGGAAATCCGGGAAGGAATTCCGGGAACCGTCCTGGTAAATGCTGATGAAGAAACCCATTGGGCAGCCAACGTTGCAAAGGAAACTTTCGGTGAAGAAAATGTTTTTACCGATGCACATCCATATATGGGAAGTGAGGATTTCGCTTTCATGCTTGAAAAAAAGAAAGGTAATTACTGCATGGTAGGAAACGGCGACACCTTTATGGTTCATCACCCTCAATATGTCTTCAACCAAGAATTATTACCTGTTGGAGCGAGATATTGGGTAGCTTTGGTTGAAAATTACCTTAAATAA
- a CDS encoding MFS transporter has translation MKAFMTATVRDMEKKLNNQGNDRILTGFILAVLTFWLFANSMMNIGPVMGKELSLPSNTINIAVSLAALFSGIFVVVLGGLADHIGRAKILRTGLYLSIAGSLLIAVTPSGKAAEPLLLAGRALQGLSAACIMPTSLGLVKILWAGSAQQRAISFWSMGTFGGSGLSALFAGIIATNLGWRWIFVFSVLVAALSLYLLKNLPESKKQSSGKYIPDWIGIAIFLISMVCLELFITKGGILGWLSLNSVLLFAGAIISFATFYIYETRADKHFFDFSLFKNRVFSGAIICNFLMNAAAGIIIVALTLMQTAANYSAQQAGMLTLGYAVSVIMLMRTGERLMRKIGARKPMVWGSLIVAIATVLLMQTYVMAATYRVLALIAFTLFGTGLALFATPATTAALSNLPAEQSGAGAGIFKMASSLGAGFGIAIAAGIFTAASKTIEVQDWLSSLFSGRQDNINFRLAAMPALASVLLFALLSAITAGFKIPKDGGKLTNNK, from the coding sequence ATGAAAGCATTTATGACAGCTACAGTTCGGGATATGGAAAAAAAACTTAATAACCAGGGCAACGACAGAATTCTAACAGGATTTATCCTTGCAGTCCTCACGTTTTGGCTGTTTGCCAATTCAATGATGAATATTGGCCCTGTCATGGGTAAAGAATTGAGTTTACCATCGAATACCATAAATATTGCGGTATCCCTTGCAGCCTTATTTTCAGGGATTTTCGTGGTTGTTTTAGGAGGCTTGGCTGACCATATCGGCAGGGCAAAAATTCTTCGCACCGGACTTTACTTAAGCATCGCCGGATCTCTTCTGATTGCTGTAACCCCATCCGGAAAAGCAGCAGAACCTCTTTTACTGGCTGGTCGAGCTTTGCAGGGGCTTTCAGCTGCTTGCATTATGCCTACGAGTTTAGGTTTAGTTAAAATTCTGTGGGCAGGCTCTGCGCAGCAACGCGCTATCAGTTTTTGGAGCATGGGAACTTTTGGCGGCTCCGGCCTTTCAGCACTCTTTGCGGGAATTATCGCCACAAACTTAGGTTGGCGCTGGATTTTTGTTTTTTCAGTTCTGGTTGCTGCTTTATCACTTTATCTTTTAAAGAACTTGCCGGAAAGCAAAAAACAATCTTCCGGTAAATACATACCCGATTGGATCGGCATTGCAATTTTTCTGATTTCAATGGTTTGTCTTGAACTTTTTATCACCAAAGGTGGTATTCTGGGGTGGCTCAGCTTAAATTCTGTACTGCTTTTTGCGGGCGCCATCATTTCCTTTGCAACATTTTACATCTATGAAACCCGTGCAGACAAACATTTTTTTGATTTCAGCTTATTTAAAAACAGAGTCTTTTCAGGAGCTATTATCTGTAATTTTCTAATGAATGCTGCTGCCGGAATCATCATTGTCGCCCTAACATTAATGCAGACCGCGGCAAATTACAGTGCCCAGCAGGCTGGTATGCTCACCTTAGGATATGCGGTTTCCGTCATAATGTTGATGAGAACCGGCGAACGGCTGATGAGAAAAATCGGCGCCAGAAAACCGATGGTCTGGGGCTCACTGATTGTTGCCATTGCTACCGTTCTTTTAATGCAGACCTACGTAATGGCCGCAACCTACAGAGTTTTGGCATTGATAGCCTTTACTTTATTCGGAACCGGATTAGCACTCTTCGCGACGCCAGCCACTACGGCAGCACTATCGAATTTACCGGCCGAACAGTCAGGTGCGGGAGCAGGAATTTTTAAAATGGCTTCTTCACTTGGTGCCGGATTTGGGATTGCCATTGCGGCGGGAATCTTCACCGCTGCTTCCAAAACCATTGAGGTTCAGGATTGGCTCTCTTCTCTTTTTTCGGGAAGACAGGACAATATCAATTTCCGCCTCGCCGCCATGCCGGCATTGGCTTCGGTTCTGCTGTTTGCCTTACTTTCGGCCATCACGGCAGGATTTAAAATTCCAAAAGACGGCGGAAAATTAACTAACAATAAATAA
- the rbfA gene encoding 30S ribosome-binding factor RbfA yields the protein MNESNRQRKVAQIIQEDFAEYFRKQAKESKQTFLVTVSDVKVTADLSIAKIYLSIFPAEFRTQIMKEINENKAQYRNFMGQKMGKQVRIIPEINFYLDTTLDDVEKIEKELKGEGDNPIL from the coding sequence ATGAACGAAAGCAACAGACAAAGAAAAGTAGCCCAGATTATACAGGAAGATTTTGCAGAATACTTCCGCAAACAGGCCAAGGAAAGCAAACAGACCTTTTTGGTGACTGTTTCTGATGTGAAAGTAACCGCCGATTTAAGCATTGCTAAGATTTACCTGAGTATTTTCCCTGCCGAATTCCGCACACAGATCATGAAGGAAATTAACGAAAATAAGGCGCAGTACCGCAACTTCATGGGCCAGAAAATGGGTAAGCAGGTAAGAATTATCCCGGAAATCAATTTCTATCTTGACACGACTCTCGATGATGTTGAGAAAATTGAAAAAGAACTGAAAGGCGAAGGCGATAATCCTATCCTTTAA
- a CDS encoding endonuclease — protein MKKFTTLLLGFMFSIALAQAPANYYNGTEGLTGAALKTKLSQIITAGHKDNGYDGLYNGYPTTDSDHYYENDGTVLDIYSENPTGTDPYTYRHGIKKCGNYSVEGDCYNREHVIPQSFFNEQSPMRGDIHFVRPTDGKVNGMRSNYPFGAVNSPSFTSKNGTKVGPSSSPGYGGTVAEPIDEFKGDIARMVFYFVTRYESRLSSFSTGNMLGGSAYPGLQAWERDVLLTWSVQDPVSPTEIERNNASYIFQKNRNPFIDRPDWVQLIWGTQTVDNQAPSAPTNLAVVSTTTASANLSWTASTDNIGVAYYKIFVNGVFHSNSNATTATVSGLAQGTTYAFYVIAVDGANNASVQSNTATGTTQIDTQAPTAPLNLSVTSVGTNNIAVQWTAATDNVGVASYDIYVNGELQGSTNSTSTNIANLSPVTTYSIYVVAKDAAGNISPQSNTVTATTSAVGANCGNENFETIPASSSNYSTYNWTSNGISWTSEDSRTDQTINGRAITIRDGFLTALSVPNGIGDLKVTTHLKYSGSAGTLKIFVNGVDTGKTVPYSATVTTTTVTGINISDTVEITLQNSSTSNRVAIDDLSWTCYTLAAVNESAVNKNSISIYPNPVKNGELNVSGKNLSAVKTVQIFDFTGKLVQSIAQPFKNSGKITLKNLPKGVYILKADNSTAKFIVE, from the coding sequence ATGAAAAAATTTACCACTTTATTACTGGGCTTCATGTTCTCTATAGCATTGGCGCAAGCTCCCGCAAATTATTACAACGGGACCGAAGGGCTAACCGGGGCTGCCCTCAAAACAAAGCTCAGCCAGATTATTACTGCAGGGCATAAAGATAACGGCTACGACGGACTTTATAACGGATATCCTACTACAGATTCGGATCACTATTATGAAAACGACGGTACCGTTCTCGATATATACTCTGAAAACCCAACCGGAACAGATCCTTATACCTACAGACACGGAATCAAAAAATGCGGCAATTACAGTGTAGAAGGCGACTGCTACAACCGCGAACATGTTATTCCGCAAAGTTTCTTCAACGAACAGTCGCCCATGCGCGGCGATATTCATTTCGTAAGACCAACTGACGGAAAGGTGAACGGAATGCGAAGTAACTACCCTTTCGGGGCTGTCAACAGTCCCTCATTTACGTCAAAAAATGGAACCAAAGTGGGACCGAGCAGTTCACCGGGATATGGCGGAACCGTTGCTGAACCTATTGATGAATTCAAAGGGGATATCGCACGTATGGTATTTTATTTCGTAACCCGATATGAGAGCAGACTCTCTTCTTTCTCTACCGGAAATATGCTTGGCGGATCTGCATATCCGGGCTTACAGGCTTGGGAAAGAGATGTACTGCTGACATGGTCTGTTCAGGATCCTGTTTCACCCACAGAAATTGAGCGTAATAACGCATCATATATTTTCCAGAAAAACAGAAACCCGTTTATCGACCGTCCCGATTGGGTTCAGCTGATCTGGGGAACACAAACAGTAGATAACCAGGCACCTTCCGCTCCTACTAATTTAGCGGTAGTTTCTACTACCACAGCGTCTGCCAACCTCAGCTGGACCGCTTCGACCGATAATATTGGTGTTGCTTATTATAAAATCTTTGTGAACGGTGTTTTCCACAGTAACTCAAACGCCACCACCGCAACCGTTTCCGGACTTGCCCAGGGTACTACGTATGCGTTCTATGTAATAGCAGTGGATGGTGCAAATAATGCATCAGTGCAAAGTAATACCGCCACAGGAACAACACAGATTGACACCCAGGCACCTACTGCTCCGTTAAATTTGTCGGTAACCTCTGTAGGAACCAATAATATTGCCGTACAGTGGACTGCCGCGACTGATAATGTAGGGGTAGCATCTTACGACATTTATGTTAATGGCGAATTACAGGGTTCCACCAATTCTACTTCAACAAATATTGCCAACTTAAGCCCCGTAACCACATATTCGATTTATGTTGTGGCAAAAGATGCTGCAGGAAACATTTCTCCACAAAGCAACACGGTAACCGCTACTACTTCTGCAGTAGGTGCGAACTGCGGTAATGAAAACTTCGAAACAATCCCGGCAAGTTCTTCGAACTATTCCACCTATAACTGGACAAGCAACGGAATTTCGTGGACCTCTGAAGACTCCAGAACCGACCAGACAATCAACGGAAGAGCGATTACAATCCGTGACGGATTTCTTACCGCTTTATCCGTTCCAAACGGAATCGGTGATCTAAAAGTTACAACGCATCTCAAATATTCAGGCTCTGCGGGAACTTTAAAAATCTTTGTTAATGGGGTAGATACAGGAAAAACGGTGCCTTACAGTGCTACTGTAACTACTACAACCGTAACCGGCATTAATATCTCCGATACCGTAGAGATTACCCTTCAAAATTCAAGCACCAGCAACAGAGTGGCAATTGATGATTTAAGCTGGACATGCTACACGCTTGCTGCTGTTAACGAAAGTGCTGTAAATAAAAATTCGATCAGCATATATCCAAATCCAGTGAAAAATGGAGAATTAAATGTGAGCGGTAAAAACCTGTCTGCTGTTAAGACCGTTCAGATTTTCGATTTCACAGGCAAACTTGTTCAGAGTATTGCTCAGCCTTTTAAAAACTCCGGTAAAATCACTTTAAAGAATTTACCGAAAGGCGTTTATATCCTGAAAGCAGATAACAGCACTGCTAAATTTATTGTGGAATAA